A genomic stretch from Arachis stenosperma cultivar V10309 chromosome 3, arast.V10309.gnm1.PFL2, whole genome shotgun sequence includes:
- the LOC130966210 gene encoding uncharacterized protein LOC130966210 yields MVKQQELTNKNNEASTRNIERQIGQLSKQAVIERPTSSLPIDIIPNPKEECKAIQLRSGKTLVNDKKPTENDEASSNNDATLNKDDQEKPEEREKQPQISRKGKQIMEESSQGQKQVEKTFTPPLPYPQRFNKETNDQHFPKFLEELINKKRSWHEKEIVLLTEECSAMIQRGIPPKLKDPGSFVVSCTIGKMTLDKVLCDLGACINLMPLSMMRKLAIEELKPTRMSLVMADRSIKTLNGIVENLLVKVREFIFPANFVILDTEEEGNNSIILRRPFLATVRAIIDVKKGEMIFRVHNEQTVINVFKAMQYPLEQEDYMKVDMIESLVEEMLEANHHEQQKEEGEEDQETMEAQVAKISIEKEVKQDKKEEIPKQELSLSLFISNMHSLAQQIAFQ; encoded by the exons ATGGTGAAACAGCAAGAACTTACAAACAAGAACAATGAAGCTTCCACAAGAAATATAGAAAGGCAGATTGGGCAGCTTTCCAAGCAAGCTGTGATCGAAAGGCCAACAAGCTCACTCCCAATTGACATCATTCCAAATCCTAAAGAAGAATGCAAAGCTATACAGTTAAGGAGTGGAAAAACCTTGGTGAATGACAAGAAGCCAACTGAGAATGATGAAGCCAGTAGCAATAATGATGCTACACTCAACAAAGATGATCAAGAGAAGcctgaagagagagagaagcagCCACAAATCTCAAGAAAAGGGAAGCAAATAATGGAAGAATCATCTCAAGGACAGAAGCAAGTGGAGAAGACTTTCACACCTCCCTTGCCATACCCTCAAAGGTTCAACAAGGAAACCAATGATCAACACTTCCCCAAGTTCCTTGAA gagctcatcaacaaaaAGAGAAGTTGGCATGAGAAGGAAATAGTgcttctcactgaagaatgcagtgctaTGATTCAAAGGGGTATTCCACcaaagcttaaagatccagggagttttgtagtTTCATGTACCATAGGTAAGATGACATTAGACAAAGTTCTCTGTGATCTTGGTGCTTGTATCAATTTGATGCCCCTATCAATGATGAgaaagcttgccatagaagaactcaaacctACCAGGATGTCATTGGTAATGGCTGATAGATCAATCAAGACACTCAATGGCATTGTGGAAAATCTATTGGTGAAGGTTAgagagtttatcttccctgcaAACTTTGTGATTTTGGACACAGAAGAGGAAGGAAACAATTCAATCATTTTAAGAAGACCGTTTCTAGCCACAGTAAGAGCTATTATTGATGTGAAAAAGGGAGAAATGATCTTTAGAGTGCACAATGAGCAAACAGTCATCAATGTTTTCAAAGCAATGCAATACCCCCTTGAGCAAGAAGATTACATGAAAGTAGATATGATCGAAAGTTTGGTGGAAGAAATGTTGGAAGCCAATCATCATGAGCAACAAaaagaagaaggggaagaagatcAGGAGACAATGGAAGCACAAGTAGCTAAAATTTCCATTGAGAAAGAGGTGAAACAAGACAAGAAGGAAGAAATTCCAAAACAAGAATTGAGCCTCTCCCtattcatctcaaatatgcattccttggcaCAGCAGATAGCTTTCCAGTGA